The DNA window AGTTTCTGCAGCAAGTGCCCTTTGGTAAACCATTCACACATACAGCCAGCAACtaaaaaagcagctgaagtgTGATGAAATTAATATCTTAGGCTACGAAACCTTGGTTTTCTTAGGCTGAGCATTGGTTGTTTGATGGTAGGTTTGTTCTCAAATAGcattgcttcattttctgtagtTGGAAATCTCTTCTGGTAGATTAGAGGGTATTCCTTCTGAAACTGGAAAACACAATAGCAAAATTAGACAAACCTCATCCTGCTGTATATGCTTGTTTCCCCACCTGTGGTGACAGCCTGCAGTTGTTGCCCTGGCTGAGGAACAACGATGCTGCTGACTGCTTGAACAGCAGGACCAGCTCTCCACCCCCAAGCAAGGCATGGATGGCAGTTGCCTGCGGGAAGTCGTGTTGCCCAGCCAGCACTAGGAGCTATTCAGTTTATGCTTGGAAAACTGTCTTTCACTAACCACAACAATGACTGTTTTACCTAAATGGAAATTAAGATTCAGCTGATTTTGAAGGGATTTTGTCAGGAAAGCTTACTATTTGGCCAAGGGAGCTGTCTTACAACTCCTGCAgatacacaaataaaaatatctagCTTTGTGTTTTTGATGTTCTGCCTGTTCCCTATGTAAGACCTCAGGAAGGAATAACAGTAAATACATCAATGTATCatccaaagctttctgctgAAGGATTCAGCCTACAGAAAATTACACTACTTGTAATCTTTGGTGCTGATACAAGCTGGGACTGACCTTCCAGAAAGTGCCATGTATTTGGCTTTCTTCAATTCACAGTATCAATACTGAAGAACTGCTCCAAAAGGTTTTGATTTATCACATCAACAGCTATCCCAGCACAAATGGCAAGACTATAACACTGCAGCTCCGTGAATTTCAAAAATAACCTTTGCTAACATATAGTCCTTACGGTACAAGCCACTCCTAGACTTTGATGGGAACTCAAAAGTTCTCAGTACATACTTCAAGTTTTACCACTAGAGGATTTCAGTTTACTTCCCCCCTCCTTGCTTCACCTGCCTAAAGTACCGCTGTGTATCACTTCTTTCTTACTCCAAGTTTTCATCAACAGCAAGTAACCGCTCTTCTTTACATGCTGGAAGTTTTAAAGAACTTGCACAAAAGTCCAGCCCTCACTTTTACAGGACCAGAAAGTTTCCACACCACACACAAAGGGCGGTGCTGCAGAAGCTGGGGGAGGGGctccaaagagaaagaaatgtgcttgcactgaaaagctgctttttcaaATTTGAGTCACAAGACTTGCTTAGGAGATTCTAGGACAAGTACAATACTATTCAATCGGTCACAAATACTTGCCAAAGGTTTTCTGGAAAAAAGCCTCCAGTATTAAATCCTGCCAGAACTGCTGTATTTTAGCTAGTATTGGGCAACATGTTAGGTAGGCCATAGAAATGCCAGATAATCCCAAGCAATATACATGttacaaaacacaaaactaaaGTTGTGAACAGATAGAGCTGATGTCTTAAAGCAAAAAATGATTGCTTTCATCACTTATGGATTTTAAGCCCACCCACAGCATTTTAGCAATAAACTTGAATTTGCACAAGAAACTAGGCTGTAATTCTGTTGCATGTTATGCAACAGAGAGCAGCATCATTGAATAATTTTATACTGGTTTTAAATTGTTGTTTGAACACCACTACTGCCAAACAGTATCAAATGTTGTATTAGACATCGTCTTTAAAAATCCCAATCAAATCATGCAATTGAGACACATTAAACAGcctcctctttaaaaaaagcatttctctctGCAATCTGCTCTTGCTCTGCACCAGTCTACTGACCAAGATCCTTCCTGAACAAAGGTGCTTTCACAAGCAGATGAAACATCCAAGTTTCTTACctgttttaactttttctttttgtctttcacagacaAGTTTTTATCTTTGATAATGTTCTCCAAGAGCTCTGCCACTGCAGCTTGAGAGGTAGAAACCTTCTGCTCTTCAAATTCTTGAGGAGTAATTTGTTTGCAGTAGGAATATGTTGGCAATATGGcacagatttcttccttttgataTTTGCACTAAAACAGAAGTTGAAGGGGTCTTCACATCCTCAAATGATTATGCATGATTTCAGTAAGCAGCTACCAAACACTCATCATACTAACTTACAGTGGCATCCCAAATTGCAATACATACAACGTAGCTAGTATCTGTGATTACACCAAAAGTTTGTATCAAAATACACTGGTTTTACTTGCAGGTCTCCCATTCCACCTTCAAGAGTATCAGATACTCTAAAATTAGCAAATGAAATTAAGCTATCAACAACACCAACCTGAGCCATCTTCATGTATTCTATGTGATCTTGCACTGCAACTTGCAGGTGAGTTGgtactttaaatatttcttgctgATGGTCCATTAGAAATGAAACTAATCGTGTAGAAAGCAGCTCATCAAGATCTACTTCTTCCACACAGCACAGTACACATCGAGAAAAAGTCTGTATCATCTAGAAGTGTTTAACAGATCATTAGTATGTGCAGTGGAGAGATTCGCCTTCTTTCCAGCCTACATGGTGGCACAATGAGTTCTCCAATACAGACTTTCATTGCAACCTCTCTTGCCTGCACCACTGGtcaagagaggaggaaaacagatTATAACTTTACCTTCATCTGAAATAAGGTTAACTTCTTACAAGGTTAGActtgtgcttttttaaaactaaCAATTCTTTCAACTAAGAAATCCTTATTTTAAATAGGTAATACTAAGAAAAACTCTTCCCCTGTAGAAAAGTGTACATCTTCCATTAGCCAACTTGAAACAAGTGAGATGATAAAAAACCTGCAGAGCCAACCTAGACAAGCCCTTATACACACTGAGATCCAGTTTTAAATAGCTTTAAACCACATTTTTACAGCTTTCATATTTCCAGCTTTAGTAGGCTCATTTTAAATTAGCATGTGCAGGTACTCTGCTTTTCTATTTAATCTGTCTGACAAAAATCTTTAAGTCATTCCAAAGAAAGTTTAAATTCAGACCGGGAAGATAGTCTTAAAAGTCACTAGGCAGAAAACTTACTTCTGTAGAACTGTTTTTGCCATAACTTCACATACACAAACGTTTAGCCTGGGAAAGATTTTCTATAGATACTTCACCAACACAGTTCAAATTAAATGGTAGCTGAATGCATCcctttaagaaattatttcccttctcctcttaaagtaatgaaaagcaacagcagTATTTTAAGTATATGAAGATGGAGATAAGAAAATGCTTGCTTCAAGTCAGATTTTTGTAAGTATTCTGGAGACTAAAAATCTGCCATTAATTGCTATATAATTGCAATGAGACAAAAACCTGAAGTACAGAATACTGCTCATATTCTTGGCATTCCTTCAGCCATGTTCTTTAAACAACAGATACACTGCACTAATGATTCTCTTACCAAAGAACGTGTTCCCATTGCATCATGCAGTCGTGGCATATCAACGTTTTCACTGATGCGAGAGATCATACGCATTAAGAGTTGAATCTTTCTACGATTTGGTGGTGGAAGCAACAAGCAACATATCTGTAGTGCTTCAATAGCAATTCTTTCTAAATGAGGCTGAAGGAGATCTACAAGTTAATAGTGAAGACAGCTATCATTAAGATTTGAACCATCTTTCAGGACATTTTTATCTCGGTACAAGAAACTTCATGTTTTTCAATGATAAGCTATGTTTCATAGACTTCAGCTGTAACATAGTAGATAATGTTAAGTGGCCTTCCTTTGTGGGGTCATCTTTAACTTGCTTCATTATTATAACTGTATTATGGTTTTAATGGCACCAGCAGTTTAAGAAGTAACACTGATGTTATTCCTGGAAGTATTTCCAAGAAAATATGCttcaaaaaccagaaaaagacaTCTCCTACAGCAGGCAGGTCTGTGCAGACTCCCTGCCTCACTCTTAGACAAGTGTCTAGGATCAGAATTATCACTTACCTGAGCAGAAAGTCAAGTTTAAGGCACCAAAGATACTCCACGCTACTCTTTACAAGGTATGAAAGGCTGCCTTTCCACAGTGCAacacagcagcttttaaaaCCCACAGATCACATTAACATGCATCTCAAAAAACCGAGCAACAGTGCCAAAGATTAAGGAAGCAGAGATTAGTCAGACAACACAATAAGCCAATACAACATGCTTTAGAAAGCCACCTTACTTGGCGTGCCAGTCAGCATAGAAGAAGAGTGTGTGAAAGTGTATTCTGAGAGTTCTGTGGTACTTTTGCAGAATCTCTTACTGATGGTGATATCAGAAACCTCAGTCCTGATGTCCACTGAAGAATTCACACCAGAGGTATTTGGCGTTCCTTTCCCACAAAGTTGAGATCTTGGCTTTACTGTAATTTCAGCAACAGGCATATTAATGCTCACACAACTTTTGGAGTTCCTTTTGCCGAGTAGACTCTGAGACCTGCACATTTGCTTTGactcatatttttcattaaacagCTCTTGATCCTGAAGAGCTAAGGTGGATGCTTTCTTGATGCTATGGGTTTGATTTTGATGTGTGTTATCAAAACCGAGCTCTGATTTAGAACTAGCTTCATGTTCGTATAGTAGTGATTGTTTTTGCCTGTGGGAATCAGACTCTCCTTTATTACATACGCTTGAAGTAGTATCTCCAATTCTTTCCGAAGAGTAACACCTTGTCCTAAATTTTCTGGGTGGATCTTGTTCATTCCTGAAACCTGAAAGATTTTGACAACTTCCTCCTACTAGATTGTCAGCACTACCTTGTTTACATGTCTGTTTATATTGCAGCAATTTCTTTGCACGTTGTTGTTGAATAGTTAGCTCTTCTGAGGAGGACCTCCTGGAAGCTtcatagtcttttttttttttgtcaggctCTTTGCGAAGTAGGCTTAGAAGAAGACACTCAGTTGACTTGAAAGAGTTCAAGTGAAGAATTTTTGAAGGTTGTGGGTCACATTTCTCATCTTGGACAGAATGTTTTCCACTGCATATATCTGGAATTGTGATGTAGCCACACATGActatcagaaaatgaaatatcagTTAAGATGCAAGTGGTATGAAATTGAACAAGTTCAGAATGAGTTACTAACTGAACAGAGAAGACAACAAATACAAGACTAATTTATAGCTGATGCTGTTAGTAaaacctaagaaaaaaaatcagctcagTCCAAAAGGTAATTGCAACCAACATGCAAGAATAAGGAAAGGTATCACAATGCAATAGTGAGGAACACATAGGAACAggcacatatttttaaattacagttatGGCATATTTAGAATGTTAGCTCAGGCAGCAATGTATATAGGATATGATGAGACAGAACTGCATTTCAGTTAATTCTGTAATACAGAGCAATAGCGTTTATGATCTTCCTCAGATTCAAGCTGCCATACAGATTAGGGGGTCAAGGTTTGCCTTCAATTACATATTTGTTACCCAGCTGATATAAACTTACTAGCTTGCACAGATTTCTGAATTCATACATAcctaaaatattaacaaaaagtTCATAGTATTCAAAAGTAAGTAATGGTTCAGGAAGACTGAGAAAGTAATCAGCAACTGTTCTGAATACATCCCGTTCAAACCCATTGTAAGTTGGTTGGCTCATGTCATTATTTCTAGGCCCTAAAAAgaggtgaagaaagaaaattcacagAAGTATTTATTCTCATAATTCtgttattcaaaaaaaaaataaaaatcaacagtTTTTTTTGTAGGAATTACTTTCACAAGAAAAGAATCATATCAGCAACatacaaatatttcagttcagCAGTATACCACTTGTAAGCAAAAATGGTATAAAATATTCTACGTAGCCACTGAGGAATTGTGTTTAGTTTCAACAAGCTGTTACacaccaagaaaataaataaaaaacctcaTTTATGCCTATTATAGGCTCCTCAGCAAAATAATTACAAACTTCTagcattttccttcatttccaaAATACACTAATCCCAGTTCTCCCACAGGAAGCTCTAGCTTCCAAATCAAGAGGCTCATGCAATGACCAACTCTGAAGAATGTGCTGAGAGCCAGTCAAGGTATCTGTATTGCTTCATGTGCAGGTCAAACAGAGAGaggcttttttcccttgtgggGAACCCCTCTTTCCAGCTCCTCTATTCAAATGGTTCACCAAGAGAAAGCTTTGTTCACTGCTACTCCTGTGGTGAACCACAGCTTACACACAACTAATTTTCTTCAGAGGTGAACAGAAACAATCCAATAATTCAAGAGATCTGGTTAATAAACCTTGACCATGCTGctacagagaagaaagagcGTAAGGGGCCTGGTACAAATAAAAGATCTACACAATGTCAAATTTTAACTGTAACGTTATCACACTTCATTGAACTCCTACCAAATGAAACAAGCTACCTTAAAAAGCCAATTCTAAGTAATTAGAAGGAGATGCCCACTTTAATTGCACACAGCATCAAGGAAAATGTAACTTCGGATATTCTCAAGCTTTACAATCATACTCACATTACCACATACTACACTAAAAATATAGTGGAGCAGAATTCCCCCTGCCAGCCTTAAGTATTTTCAGCTTTCATGGTGCAAAGTAGCAACCGCCTTCATGGTTTGGTTACAAGTATAGCTAGCAGATGCAGAGATAAAATCTCCACTTGAACCAAGTCACCCAAATGAGAAATTGTGAattcacaaaaccagaaagcttGCTTGCAGCTTTCATCTCATGAATACATAGACCTACTTGTTCTAAATTCAGGACTGATGTGGGAATTAAGGTATTGAAACACTCAAAGACCAGCGCACAGCTATGTTTTCCACTTTGATTTAAATCCACTCACCAACCTCTTCCCTGTCCTGCTTTTCCCAATAGTGCTCTTCATGTAAAAGGCTCTATGAATTTAGGAATgtagttgaagaaaaaaaaaagggtaattTTCACAAGAGCATGTGCAGCACATTCTACCTCTGAATCTACACTAGCCCTGCAAGAACCCCAACAGTTCAGCTAAGCAGCCAGAGATGAATGCAGATGTATAAGCCCACACTACAGTTTGCGTAGCtcagagaggagagaaggatggagaCTACCAGTAACAGAGGCAAGAGTTTAACAGCAGGGCAAACACACATAAAAAGAGCTCATTGCCTGAGATTTCATTTGAGAGGCACTCACCTAATGCTAGCATACCCTGCCAGCCATTGAAAGAGgtggttttattaaaaatatagtcTAATTGGCAGTCTAGTTGTCCTCTGCTTCTCCAGAATCTTTTCAAAGTCTGCTTCATAAAGAAGCAAAGTATAAAGATTGAGATTGCGTAAATGTTTGTAACAATTTCCAAACACATTGGACAAAGGAAACCTCAAAGACAGATTCTGTCAAGTTTCATAAGGATAGATGGCACTGTAAAGTAGAAACACTATCGGTCATGCCACACAGGTCTGCTATAGCACATGCTGAAGAACAAAACCACTCCTTTATTAACAAGGGAATCCACATCAGAATAAGCCATTAGCAACTGAACTTCATTAGGTGTGctgttaaagcttttttttttttgcctagtgtGTGAAAACCTGTGTTAATCGTTACTACTCCACAGTAAATACTTCCCCAGTAGTTGTAAGGCAGTTGCTCAAGTATACATAACACTGATGCCATAGgtaatggatttttcttttcttaagttTAAGATGTAACATCATGCCTTTCTGAATTTTACAAACTCAGAAGCACTAGGTTTTCTGTAAGCCATAATCAATTTCAGTATCACTGCCTGATATTTCACAAATTAATACCAAAACAAGGGATGAGTGCAGGCTAACTCTCAGTCCACAGACAATGACAGTTTAGTCACAAAACACACTTAACAGCTAAAATGCCTGCCTTTAAAAATCCATCTCAACTACTATGCAGTGACTGGCAAGACATTGAAGGCCTTCATCTTCCACAGCTGAACTGTAACTATAAAAGGTTTCTTACTGGGTTTTAAGCATAAGCTTTTTCTAAAGACAGTTTGAAGAAGAAGTAGGAAAGCAGATAAGGACACACCAGAGGAGCTACACTCCAAGTCCAGGATCCAGGAACCAATGAGTAGAACTGTTCCTTCTGTTCTCATGACCAATTGAGTAGACTACAAATCTAAATATACGAGCATGCTTTTATCTCAAACTTTTGCCAAGGTTTGTTTGATTTCTTATAGGACAGATGGTTTTCTGTTAATTTGCTTCCCCAGTTTAATGCAAAATGTAGGAACAGTTTCAGTCTTGCTCAAACCCAGTAACTGGAAAAGGAAAGTCCCTTGACTTCTGAAAAACTGCATTAGAAGAAACCATACAAATTTTGCCCAGCACTCAAGTTTTCTCCTTACCTGACTCTTTGTTAGtaggaattatttttgtaaaaaagtCTCTAACTTTTTCATGGCCTCAGAGAGCACGCTTCTGCTGAAAGCTTACAGAGTTTACCTAACTCTCCTGTACATTTCATGGATTAAGGAATACTGAAGCCCCTCTTCTTCCACTAACTTAATGTGTCCATGTTGCCAAAAATTCACACACAGGCTCAGATGGTATAGCCTAAAAGCAGGGTAACTAGCATGGCCACTAAAGGACTGATATCTTGATTACCTAAAATATAACATCTTTAACAAATGTCAACTCATTTAGGTTATGTTTATGTACAAAAATTTGATATGTAGTGATTTCACTGCTTCTCAACATATCAAGGCACTTAGATTATTTGAatttccaaaatgaaacatCACAATTTATCTTAACATGCAGATATATTTAAACTTTCAACACAAAATAGGTTTCTGGAACTTAAAAGCTATTCAGTGACTTACAGTACGCAAGGCATTTCATAGCTGACAATACCCAGTGAGGGAGGTcatctaaaataaacaaacaaggaCACTATGTATAAATAACTCCAAAGACTTACCTAATACAAATAACAGCACATGTGATAAAttggaaaacagttttatttttgatcTTTTATAATATTCCTACACATGTAATTAAAAAGTGTCTGCAGTACAGCTACAACACCTTCTAACAAATATGATGAATCATACTCTAGTTTGGGAAAAAAGTGTAAAAGCCAGTCCATGAAACATATTACTGTTGTTTGTTGCAATTACAAGAATATTTAAgcattaaaaatctttaaactataaaaaaaacaccttaCCTGATTTGTTCTGCAGAATAACAACACCGTGTTTGCTCGTGTTAGTCATATTGTACATGACATACTCGGGAACTATCTGTGTTGGTTGCAAAACTTCTTCCAAAGATGGGAGGCCTAAAATAGTTTGCAAACTGCAGGAGGAAAAGAGCAGATGTTGTTCTAAAGGTTTGCTAGCAATGAATGAAAACAAGTTCTTTGTATTCAAGCACTGGTTACTTCAAATGCTAATTTGCTGTTTAATATATTCCCACTTCCAGAAGGGCCATTTGAGGACACACTTTTTCCCTGTGACAAATACCAAAAACTAGTAAGAAAGAGCATCTATGGTACCTGAAATATACTTCAATGCCAGCAGCAATGAATTTCTTCAATGCAACAATCCAATGTCAATAAACACATTGGAAAGCATATGTAAACTGAAGGAAGAGATGATTTGTTATAAGTTACTAACCTATTATGtatttgaatattatgtatagtttttgtgattttagaaAATATGGGATTAGCTTGAATAATAACCTTTAGCTGGCCCATGCCTGGATACTTACGCTTACATAAGGAATTTTAACAAGGCTGCCATtagaaagaatgtgactgtatccaattaagccagataacaaggactagtgcaatgataagagaaagaaCCACCGGCTAGGACCAGATGCAGCCTTGAAGAGGTACCCAAGGAGCCTAAGAGCATGCGCAAGAAGGAGAGCTGAAGAGTTCACCGTAAAGAAGACTGCGAGCCTTCCTCCAGAAGCCCCCAGCCCAAGACccccagagggcagggatgtgCAGCAAGGGGAGGGAACTTACGTAAATAAATTCCGGGAACTGACTATAATTAGACACACCTGTTCCAGGAGAAGTGATGAATATGTATGCTTTGACTGTACAGAATGTATAGAATCTTTGTGAAATGTGCTAGAAGCTGCACGTACACTAGGTGGAGCTATCCCCTGCATGCCCAGCGTTGCATTAAAGGATACCCTACTTAATAATCAACTTGGCATCGATTATTGATtctggcttttcacagcatcaaaacaatacttaaaaaaatattcaacttaaaacattatttaaacaATTTCAAAACCACAGACAAGCCAAAAGCTTTATCAGGCCGTTACACACCAAAAGCACATGTACAAGACAGTACCTTTTACAGTGCATTACTTACTGTATTAGAATGATATTTCTCCAAGTTTCTTGCACGTATTCCTGGCTTATTTCCTTCCTGTGCAGTGTGtcttccttgctttcctttgttgTATCTGGACGTTTTTTCCCTAAGTTTTCCTGAAAATGAGTGGTTTATACTATAAGATAAACAAGCCTCTTGAGATAATTGTTCTCAAAAGTATAGGGAACTCCACAGAACATTAAATTCCAAAACATGATCTAGGGAGTAAACGTCACATCCCAGTGTTGAGAATGCTAGCATAACCaactaaaaaccaaaaaagcatgctatggaaaaaaaaagacctaaaCAACTTAGAACCCAgcaatttaaaagacagaaacacaTCAAACCCAACTGCATTAGCAGAAGTATTCTTTAGGAGCACTACTTTTAGGATCACAATCTGAATTCAGAAAGTACATACACACAAATCTCAAAAGATGAAAGGGCCAAACATTCACATTCAATCCTTcgtaaaaaaaaacacaacaaaaaaaaaccaagaaacccCCCAAAACAGGCCTGTTAAATAATTTGTGCCTTTTGCTTGTCCTAAATGAAAAGTATTGTTTCAACAAGAACATATTGACCATAATTTCCAGAATTCCACCTTCCAACCCTCCCAACACTTGAAAATACTGTAGCAGGGATAATTCTGCACTGAAGgagacaaaaaaccccaaacaaacccaaagaaaaacaaaagcctttCCACAGTGATGACAAAAGGCGCTCAATTGCTTACCTGCATATATACAATTAAAGCTTTCTGTAATCCCTGATTATATTGATGCAAAACTTGCCCTATACTGCAATGGATGAGGGGCCAGATAAACTTACTTTCTGCTTAGATAACATGGCTGCACCAATATCACTTTAcccgctccttttccccttgccAACAAACCTATTGCCAGTATAAAGTTTAGAAAACAGATTCTTTTAGGTTTAAGAGCATATGTAGTTATTTCTGCCAAATGCATAATCTCTTTCCTTTGCTGACAGCATTTGAAAAATGCCATGTTACATTTTTGTTTGATACTTACGGGCTATCTAATAAAATTTCTTGTTACATTTCACCACTGAAAAGAAACCAATTCATTTTTTCAGCTAGAAGGGAAGACGACATAACAGCATAGCGTCACTAAAAGGTGATTCCttccaggtttttttgttttggtttggttttttttaatatagtcaTGTAGGAAACAAGTTATTACCAGAGACTGTAGCAACTCATGTTTTTTAACAGTTCCAGATAAATGTGGCAGTTTAAGAAGTCTTTCTTTGTCTCTAGACAAGTTTTCCAAGTTCTCTTTTGGTGGACGTGGGCTTGGTAGAGATTTAACTGGAGATGTCGAAGGAAATCTGTCATGAACAGGAGAGATGTTAAGTACTcttaaaatagattaaaaacaCAACAAGTCACTTCACAAAAACCGTACCCTATCACAGCAATTCCATAAGATTCTGAAAAGATTCAGGAAAGTAAGAAGTAAATGCTGACATTTTCTCTTTAGAGTGCTATTCAACATCAACATACTACAAACTAGATTTGGGCTACTTTTCTGATTCCAAAGTCAAGTTGAAGATACTCAGATATTTACACAGCTCAGTGATGGCCATTAATCCATTTAATTTAAGAACTTGGGAATTACTGTTTCCCACATGGACTTTCTGTAAAATGTGCAAGAACAGCAAACAGGACTGGTAGCACAGCATGGTGCTACTACATTAAATTCTCTTTAGTTCCCCTCCAAAGCACGTGAGCATAGCCCACATGCCAGTGAAAAACttggccaaaaaaaaagcatgggaAGAGCCAAGGAGATGGCTCCTTGGCCATAAATACAGGATGTACAGCAAGTCAGAGTAAAGTGAAACTGTGAGTGAAATGGTGctaataattaatttttgctACAACTGCTCAAACCCAGAGCAAGATATTTGAGAACCTGAGCACTAAGATTTCTAAATAAATTCTCAAGGAGCATTGTTAACTGGTCTCCATTTCACTACCTGTATAGTGCACCATTGTCTTCTAAGTTTTCAGATCCCCATCTCCCTTTTATGTCTTCAATTACATGATTCTTGAGGAACTTTCTTAATAACTGAACAGTCTGCTGCCTGGTAACTTCAGGACCAAAGTTACTGTTATTCCTTAATACTTCATGGAGCCAGTCTACAGCTTCTGATGCTGTAAAACAGCTTCCGTGTTTTTTGAAATGTTGCCTGTGTTTCCTTAACGGCATGCCTGCTCGGAAATACTTCGTAATTTCATTCcactgcacagaaaacaaaacagcaaagaatGTAAGATGAACACCCAAAGTTGATCAATGTAACTaacaattaaaacaatattatattaataaacatacataaaaaaatcacagcattaATATTAACAAATACTGATAGTTACACTAAATTATCATaaaattgtttaggttggaaaaggccttttaAGATTGAGTTCAACCATAAATCTCACACCGCAGACTCCACTACTcaatcatgtccctaagtgtCACATCCACAtgctttttaaatacctccagagacggtgactcaaccaccaggGTCCAGGgtttgacaaccctttctgtgaagaattttttcctaatatccagtctaaacctcccttagcacaacttgaggccatttcctcttgtcctatcacttattacttCAGAGAAGTTTGAAAGTTAGAATATCCCTCTGATTGCATGCTTTGTTCCATTGTCCTTCTAAACATTGTTCactctttggagatgataacgtCTTGTCTGAAGTATAATCTGTGCTGgacagatgtctcttctgtgatcccctctgtttgcagttttcccccatctcaaatgcaaggtcaggcagagctggaggcagctccaaattagctaaagttttgactgttgtggaTTTCATAATAACAATAAAGTTAGTCCCTGGAAAGTTATAGAACATGCATAAAATTTccgggaaaatttatacacatgcacataAACGGGAAATCcgttctgtccccagctctggtCTGCTGGCACAGGATTGATGGAGAAGTCTGgcaagaaagctgcctggaggagaagaacctgggggtgttggttgacagagactgaacatgagccagcagtgtgcccaggtggcatcttggcttgcatcagaaacagcatgaccagcaggtccagggaggttattctgcctctgtactcggcactggtgaggagTGTCTAAGAgagctagggttgtttagcctggagaagaggaggctgaggggagaccttattgctctctacaactacctga is part of the Phaenicophaeus curvirostris isolate KB17595 chromosome 8, BPBGC_Pcur_1.0, whole genome shotgun sequence genome and encodes:
- the LOC138723179 gene encoding DEP domain-containing protein 1A-like isoform X2, which encodes MEGRPRGHAPYRATRLWNEITKYFRAGMPLRKHRQHFKKHGSCFTASEAVDWLHEVLRNNSNFGPEVTRQQTVQLLRKFLKNHVIEDIKGRWGSENLEDNGALYRFPSTSPVKSLPSPRPPKENLENLSRDKERLLKLPHLSGTVKKHELLQSLENLGKKRPDTTKESKEDTLHRKEISQEYVQETWRNIILIHLQTILGLPSLEEVLQPTQIVPEYVMYNMTNTSKHGVVILQNKSDDLPHWVLSAMKCLAYWPRNNDMSQPTYNGFERDVFRTVADYFLSLPEPLLTFEYYELFVNILVMCGYITIPDICSGKHSVQDEKCDPQPSKILHLNSFKSTECLLLSLLRKEPDKKKKDYEASRRSSSEELTIQQQRAKKLLQYKQTCKQGSADNLVGGSCQNLSGFRNEQDPPRKFRTRCYSSERIGDTTSSVCNKGESDSHRQKQSLLYEHEASSKSELGFDNTHQNQTHSIKKASTLALQDQELFNEKYESKQMCRSQSLLGKRNSKSCVSINMPVAEITVKPRSQLCGKGTPNTSGVNSSVDIRTEVSDITISKRFCKSTTELSEYTFTHSSSMLTGTPNLLQPHLERIAIEALQICCLLLPPPNRRKIQLLMRMISRISENVDMPRLHDAMGTRSLMIQTFSRCVLCCVEEVDLDELLSTRLVSFLMDHQQEIFKVPTHLQVAVQDHIEYMKMAQCKYQKEEICAILPTYSYCKQITPQEFEEQKVSTSQAAVAELLENIIKDKNLSVKDKKKKLKQFQKEYPLIYQKRFPTTENEAMLFENKPTIKQPMLSLRKPRFRSLRY
- the LOC138723179 gene encoding DEP domain-containing protein 1A-like isoform X1; protein product: MEGRPRGHAPYRATRLWNEITKYFRAGMPLRKHRQHFKKHGSCFTASEAVDWLHEVLRNNSNFGPEVTRQQTVQLLRKFLKNHVIEDIKGRWGSENLEDNGALYRFPSTSPVKSLPSPRPPKENLENLSRDKERLLKLPHLSGTVKKHELLQSLENLGKKRPDTTKESKEDTLHRKEISQEYVQETWRNIILIHLQTILGLPSLEEVLQPTQIVPEYVMYNMTNTSKHGVVILQNKSDDLPHWVLSAMKCLAYWPRNNDMSQPTYNGFERDVFRTVADYFLSLPEPLLTFEYYELFVNILDLLQPHLERIAIEALQICCLLLPPPNRRKIQLLMRMISRISENVDMPRLHDAMGTRSLMIQTFSRCVLCCVEEVDLDELLSTRLVSFLMDHQQEIFKVPTHLQVAVQDHIEYMKMAQCKYQKEEICAILPTYSYCKQITPQEFEEQKVSTSQAAVAELLENIIKDKNLSVKDKKKKLKQFQKEYPLIYQKRFPTTENEAMLFENKPTIKQPMLSLRKPRFRSLRY